The following proteins are encoded in a genomic region of Candidatus Nanopelagicales bacterium:
- the purH gene encoding bifunctional phosphoribosylaminoimidazolecarboxamide formyltransferase/IMP cyclohydrolase: MSDRTPVRRALVSVYDKSGLPDLARALDEAGVEIVSTGSTAGHITAAGIPVTQVSSVTGFPECLGGRVKTLHPGVHAGLLADVSAPEHVSALADLGIAPFELLIVNLYPFTETVASGADAAECIEQIDIGGPAMIRAAAKNHRCVAVAVEPFDYDAVVQAVADGGFTLDQRRDLAAKAFAHTATYDIAVASWLGNVVAPDASGFPQWLGGSWERSELLRYGENPHQNAALYVGGGGGGLAAAEQHQGKQMSYNNYVDSDAALRAAFDQTEPCVAIIKHANPCGIAIANDVAEAYGLALETDPLSAFGSVVATNGTVTREMAVAMADVFTEVLVAPDIDPAALEVLAEKKNLRVLTVAHDFTEPRAEYRPITGGVLLQQADLVNAPGDDADSWRLVSGEQADSAVLRDLLFAWRACRSVKSNAIMLARDGAAVGVGMGQVNRVDSARLAVARAGADRANGAVAASDAFFPFPDGLQILIDAGVRAVVQPGGSVRDDDVTAAARAAGITMYLTGTRHFWH, encoded by the coding sequence AGCGACCGCACACCCGTGCGACGGGCGTTGGTTTCGGTGTACGACAAGTCGGGCCTGCCCGACCTCGCGCGCGCCCTGGACGAAGCCGGGGTCGAGATCGTGTCTACGGGCAGCACCGCCGGACACATCACAGCCGCTGGCATCCCCGTCACGCAAGTGTCGAGCGTCACCGGTTTTCCCGAATGCCTTGGCGGGCGGGTGAAGACACTGCATCCGGGAGTGCACGCGGGCCTTCTCGCAGACGTTTCGGCTCCAGAACACGTCAGCGCTCTGGCCGATCTTGGAATCGCGCCGTTCGAGCTACTGATCGTCAACCTGTATCCGTTCACGGAGACCGTCGCCAGCGGAGCCGACGCCGCTGAATGCATCGAGCAAATCGACATCGGCGGACCAGCGATGATCCGTGCGGCCGCCAAGAACCATCGTTGTGTGGCGGTGGCGGTCGAGCCCTTCGACTACGACGCGGTCGTCCAGGCAGTTGCCGACGGCGGATTCACCCTCGACCAACGGCGGGACCTGGCCGCGAAGGCATTCGCGCACACCGCCACCTACGACATCGCGGTGGCGTCCTGGCTCGGCAATGTCGTGGCGCCTGACGCGAGCGGGTTCCCACAGTGGCTCGGCGGATCCTGGGAACGCTCCGAGTTACTGCGATATGGCGAGAACCCGCACCAGAACGCTGCCCTGTACGTCGGCGGTGGTGGAGGCGGTCTGGCTGCCGCCGAGCAGCATCAGGGCAAGCAGATGTCCTACAACAACTACGTCGATTCCGACGCCGCGCTTCGGGCCGCGTTCGACCAGACAGAGCCGTGCGTAGCGATCATCAAGCACGCGAACCCCTGCGGTATCGCGATCGCCAACGATGTGGCAGAGGCCTACGGGCTAGCCCTGGAGACGGATCCCCTGTCGGCGTTCGGCAGCGTCGTTGCCACCAACGGCACGGTGACGCGCGAGATGGCCGTCGCTATGGCAGATGTGTTCACCGAAGTCCTCGTAGCGCCGGACATTGATCCCGCGGCGCTGGAAGTGCTCGCCGAGAAGAAGAACCTTCGGGTGCTCACGGTCGCTCACGACTTCACCGAACCGCGGGCCGAGTACCGACCGATCACGGGTGGAGTGTTGTTGCAGCAGGCTGATCTGGTGAACGCGCCAGGCGACGACGCCGACTCATGGCGGCTCGTTTCCGGTGAGCAGGCCGACTCGGCCGTGCTGCGGGATCTACTTTTCGCCTGGCGGGCGTGCCGTTCTGTGAAGAGCAACGCGATAATGCTGGCCAGGGACGGCGCCGCTGTCGGCGTTGGGATGGGGCAGGTCAATCGCGTGGATTCCGCGCGGCTGGCCGTGGCTCGAGCGGGCGCTGACCGGGCCAACGGGGCCGTGGCGGCTTCTGACGCGTTCTTCCCGTTCCCCGATGGTCTGCAGATTCTCATCGACGCAGGGGTGCGGGCAGTCGTTCAGCCGGGCGGATCGGTGCGTGATGACGACGTCACCGCAGCTGCCCGCGCTGCGGGTATCACTATGTACCTGACCGGGACCCGTCACTTCTGGCACTAG
- a CDS encoding Pr6Pr family membrane protein: MRDVIARVWFGVVAAIAIWGVTLSASIWVMTDPAALVAHGGGHGNPADFDNWFVRLTITFFYFTILSNVVVGVTSLLLAIRLDRTSTVFRVFRLFGLFSIIITGLVVNFYLGKFVHLEGIDLINNDMVHVVVPILATLGWLIFGPRTPFRFKYLFYAMGIGLVWLLVTFIHGALLHWYPYPFLDVDNIGYPKALTISFAILAFAFLLGMAILGLDKVLPGHDKLLEETEQPTA, translated from the coding sequence ATGCGGGACGTAATCGCACGGGTGTGGTTCGGGGTAGTCGCGGCAATCGCTATCTGGGGAGTGACGCTCAGCGCCAGCATCTGGGTCATGACCGATCCAGCCGCCCTGGTGGCGCACGGCGGCGGACACGGGAACCCCGCCGACTTCGATAACTGGTTCGTGCGCCTAACCATCACGTTCTTCTACTTCACGATCCTGTCGAACGTCGTCGTGGGGGTGACGTCTCTGCTACTGGCGATCCGCCTTGATCGCACGTCGACGGTATTCCGGGTGTTCAGGCTCTTCGGATTGTTCTCGATCATCATCACCGGCCTGGTCGTCAACTTCTACCTCGGGAAGTTCGTCCACCTTGAGGGCATCGACCTGATCAACAACGACATGGTTCACGTCGTCGTACCGATCTTGGCCACATTGGGCTGGCTGATATTCGGCCCGAGGACTCCGTTTCGGTTCAAGTACCTGTTCTACGCGATGGGTATCGGTCTCGTCTGGCTCCTGGTCACGTTCATCCACGGGGCGCTCCTGCATTGGTACCCGTACCCGTTCCTGGACGTGGACAACATCGGCTACCCGAAGGCCCTCACCATCTCGTTCGCGATTCTGGCGTTCGCGTTCCTGCTTGGCATGGCGATTCTCGGACTGGACAAGGTCCTGCCTGGGCACGACAAGCTCCTCGAAGAAACCGAACAGCCAACCGCCTGA
- a CDS encoding trypsin-like peptidase domain-containing protein, which translates to MAPIPRCTRDGVARRESKHPLRSAAITIFGVAIAAAALALPGAAASAQLPSDSAPPSTPLEQVQALVQPAVVYEQITWTGWVYDITNGGYFSETEPFTATFQCTGFVVNPDGYVATAGHCVNYENAVRDAIFTKVVNYAFENNYYEARPSKETIATFSRNWRVDGKSTKGQPDEAVSVAYGVSVSGEPSGKALPARIIKSLAFDKGDVALLKIKAQDLTVVPLSNNANTGVGTEVVSIGYPISVDLVTDANFNPSFKEGSISAEKTTSGGLLPVYEISAAVSGGMSGGPTVSKVGDVIGVNSFGITGEPQSFNFVQPSGTLQELLRGEGVENSLGKVTDLYRTGLTAYFAGDRDAAIQAFDQVIAIVPNHQFAQQYKRKAQELPASGLSLGSPAVKIGLVVVVVLVIIVVVVIIVVARRRRKGGTGSAASDASGPAEWAPPPAPQPSPGGTAGPVTEGLPPAVAETAPEAPGAPAPVAPPESQTPLPAEAEVPPAPQAVADDDSESFCPNCGKQHAPDAHFCPHCGQDLT; encoded by the coding sequence ATGGCACCGATTCCGAGATGCACGCGCGACGGCGTCGCTCGAAGGGAGAGCAAGCATCCGCTCCGCTCCGCCGCCATCACAATCTTCGGCGTCGCGATAGCCGCAGCCGCACTCGCCCTGCCGGGCGCGGCCGCTTCCGCGCAGCTGCCTTCGGATTCCGCGCCGCCCTCGACACCACTAGAACAAGTACAGGCGCTCGTGCAACCCGCCGTTGTCTACGAGCAGATCACCTGGACTGGCTGGGTGTACGACATCACCAACGGCGGGTACTTCTCCGAGACAGAACCGTTCACCGCGACCTTCCAGTGCACGGGATTTGTCGTCAACCCCGACGGATACGTTGCCACGGCCGGACACTGCGTCAACTACGAGAATGCGGTCCGGGACGCCATCTTCACCAAGGTCGTCAACTACGCCTTTGAGAACAACTACTACGAAGCACGACCGTCGAAGGAGACGATCGCGACCTTCTCCCGCAACTGGCGCGTCGACGGCAAGTCCACAAAGGGTCAACCGGATGAGGCCGTGTCGGTCGCATATGGCGTGAGCGTGTCGGGGGAGCCCTCCGGTAAGGCGCTCCCTGCGCGGATCATCAAATCGCTTGCCTTCGACAAGGGGGACGTGGCCTTGCTGAAGATCAAGGCACAGGATCTGACAGTTGTCCCGCTGTCCAACAACGCCAACACGGGCGTTGGCACCGAGGTCGTGTCAATCGGGTATCCGATCTCCGTGGACCTCGTGACCGACGCGAACTTCAACCCCAGCTTCAAGGAGGGTTCGATCAGCGCCGAGAAGACGACTTCGGGCGGGCTTCTCCCCGTGTACGAGATAAGCGCGGCAGTGTCCGGCGGCATGAGCGGCGGGCCAACCGTTAGCAAGGTCGGTGACGTGATCGGCGTCAACAGTTTCGGGATCACCGGCGAGCCTCAGTCGTTCAACTTCGTACAGCCATCCGGAACCCTGCAGGAGCTGCTACGAGGCGAAGGCGTGGAGAACTCACTCGGGAAGGTCACCGACCTGTATCGGACCGGTCTGACCGCCTACTTCGCAGGGGACCGAGACGCGGCGATCCAGGCCTTCGACCAAGTCATCGCGATAGTGCCGAACCACCAGTTCGCCCAGCAGTACAAGCGCAAGGCCCAGGAGTTGCCGGCGTCGGGGCTCAGCCTCGGCTCACCCGCTGTCAAGATCGGCCTTGTAGTCGTAGTCGTTCTCGTGATCATCGTGGTCGTGGTGATCATCGTGGTGGCCAGACGGCGCCGCAAGGGCGGAACCGGATCCGCCGCATCCGACGCCTCGGGTCCAGCGGAGTGGGCACCTCCTCCCGCTCCACAGCCGTCGCCCGGCGGAACTGCGGGTCCGGTCACTGAGGGGCTCCCGCCCGCTGTTGCCGAGACGGCCCCAGAAGCCCCCGGAGCCCCGGCACCCGTAGCCCCGCCGGAGTCCCAGACGCCCCTGCCCGCTGAGGCAGAGGTGCCGCCCGCGCCCCAGGCCGTCGCCGATGACGACTCGGAGAGCTTCTGCCCGAACTGCGGCAAGCAGCACGCCCCCGATGCGCACTTCTGCCCACACTGCGGGCAGGACCTCACCTAG